Part of the Vigna unguiculata cultivar IT97K-499-35 chromosome 3, ASM411807v1, whole genome shotgun sequence genome, ttataaaaacaagaaaaaaagaaagcgACAAGGACAAAGAAAGACCCCACACGAAGACcccaaaaacaaaagagaaaaatttaaaaacaaaaaagaaactaaagGGCAGAAAAGTGAGGAGCGGCGCGTGTTCCTTACTACCCAATCATCAGCAACGTGGGGGTCGGGTTCCCGGAAAGCTGTTTCCCACGCGCAGACTCCCGCGCGTGAAAAAGCGTCGCCCTTTTTCTGTCATTCATCTGAGGGTGGAGTAGCCGTACGTGTATCTGCTCCACTCTCATTCGCTTTGCTATTTCGGTCTCATTCACTTcttcactcactcactcactctctCACACAGCACAAACCTCTTTTCCCTCTCATCATCATAAGCCATCTTCTTCTCCGATCGCATGGACACTCGCCGGAAACTCAAATCCCGGCCACTCTCCGGCTAAATGCTCCCTTCCCCCGAGTCCCGGAGCGACGACGACGACGATGATGCAGAATACGTGATCGTGATCATCCCTTCCATTCCAGAGACCACTGTTTCCGTGACAATCTCATCCGCACTCTCTCGCAATGGCGGCGACGAACGCCGGCGCGTTGGTGGAGTCGTCCTCCGCCGACGAAGCGGCGGCGAAGACGGCACAGAAGCGCTACGAGGGGCTTCTGATGGTTCGAAACAAAGCGATAAAGGGAAAAGGCGCATGGTACTGGACACACCTGGAACCCTTACTGGTTCACAACACCGAAACGGGACTCCCCAAAGCAGTGAAACTCCGTTGCACCCTCTGCGACGCTGTTTTCTCCGCCTCCAACCCTTCACGCACCGCCTCCGAACACCTCAAACGCGGCACGTGCCCCAATTTCAACTCCGCCGCCAAACCCATTTCTTCTGTCTCCCCTGTTGTCGTTCCTTCTTCTTCGCCCTCTTCAGCTTCTCCCTTTTCGGCTCAGCACAACCATCGCAAGCGAACAACGACTTCGCCTTCTGCTTCGGGTTCCGGTTCGGGTTCCCTCTACCACGCGCCATCGCGGTTCGGGTCGGCTTTGGTTCCGCAGCAGCCGCATTTGGTGCTGTCAGGTGGGAAAGAGGATTTGGGGGCTTTGGCCATGTTGGAGGATAGCGTGAAGAAGCTGAAGAGTCCCAAAACTTCTCCTGGGCCCGCTTTGAGTAAGGCCCAAATCGATAGCGCGATTGAGTTTTTGGGCGATTGGGTATACGAGTCTTGTGGCTCCGTGTCTTTCGCGAGTTTGGAGCACCCGAAGTTCCGAGCTTTTCTGTCACAGGTTGGTTTGCCGGCGGTGTTTCCACGAGAGCTGACAGGGGCGAGGTTGGAGGCGAGGTTCGAGGAGGCTAAGGTTGAGTCGGAGGCGAGGATCAGGGATGCGATGTTCTTTCAGATTGCGTCTGACGGGTGGAAGTGGAATGGGAATGTGAATGAGAATGGGAAGAGTTACGATTCTGGGTTGGTGAATTTGAGCGTGAATCTTCCGAATGGGACCAGCTTGTACAGAAGGGCGTTGTTTGTTACTGCTTCTGCGCCTTCCAAGTATGCGGAGGAGGTTCTGTGGGAGACAATAACTGGCATTTGTGGGAATCTCGTGCAACAGTGTGTTGGGATAGTTGCAGACAGGTTCAAGGCCAAGGCTTTGAAAAACTTAGAGAATCAGAATCATTGGATGGTTAATCTCGCTTGTCAGTATCAGGGCTTCAACAGTTTGATAAAGGACTTCGCCAAGGAACTCCCCTTGTTCAGGGCTGTGGTTCACAATTGTCTCAAGCTCGCCAATTTGTTCAATTACACCTCGCAGCTGAGGAACAGTTTCCACAAGTACCAGCTGCAGGAGTACGGCCACACCTGGCTCCTGCGGGTTCCCCTGCACGAGTTTGAATTGGGACCTGTGTATGCTATGATGGAGGACACGTTGAGCTCGGTTCGGGCCTTGCAGTTGGTGCTGCTGGATGAGCCGTTCAAGATGGTGGCCATTGAGGACCAGGGCGCCAGGGAGGTTGGGGACATGATTCGGGATGTGGGGTTCTGGAAGGACTTGGAAGCCGTTCATGGTTTGGTGAAATTGGTGAAGGACATGGCTCAGGAGATTGAGGCAGAGAGGCCTCTGGTTGGGCAATGCCTTCCCCTTTGGGATGAATTGAGGGCAAAAGTGAAGGATTGGTCCTCCAAGTTCCACATTGCAGAAGGGGTGGTGGAGAAGCTGGTTGAGAGAAGGTTCAAGAAGAATTACCACCCTGCTTGGGCTGCTGCTTACATTCTTGACCCGCTTTACTTGGTGAGGGACACCAGTGGCAAGTACCTTCCACCATTTAAGTACTTGACACCGGAACAGGAGAAGGATGTTGATAGGCTCATAACTAGGCTTGTTGCTAGAGACGAAGCACATATTGCTCTGATGGAGCTGATGAAGTGGAGAACAGAAGGGCTTGACCCGGTATATGCTCAAGCTGTTCAGATGAAGGAGAGGGATCCAGTTACTGGGAAGATGAGGATTGTGAATCCACAGAGTAGTAGGCTTGTGTGGGAAACTTATTTGACTGAATTCAAGTCCTTGGGGAAAGTTGCAGTGAGGCTAATATTCCTTCATGCAACCTCATGTGGCTTCAAATGCAATTGGTCCTTGTGGAGATGGGTTTGTGCTCATGGCCATCACTCCAGGACTGCACTCAACAAGGTGCAGAAGTTGATATTCATTGCAGCACATTCCAAACTTGAGAGAAGGGATTTTTCCAATGATCAAGACAAGGACGCAGAGCTGTTCACCTTGGCAAATGGTGAGGATGATGTGTTAAACGAAGTTCTTGTTGATACATCCTCagtgtaacatttttttttatttgcccccttttttttctttttgggttaATTTACTCAGTtaggaattttaattttttaggatTTATTGAATTCTTTCCACTACCCTTTtcttccatctttctttttcacccCTCTGCATTTTGAACACTCACTGGAAGGACTTTGAGCAACTCTCCATGTTTATTTACCCTGCCATGATCGTCAAGTTGTTAAATATAGGAAAGCGGGAAAGATTGTAATGCCCGAACTGGAAGGATGTTGTAGAAATTTTATTCCTCTTGTAGTTtgagataaataatatttgttaaggGGAAATTTTTATCGATTCTCCTTTGATTTTAAGACCTTTTTCCCTCTCAAACTTTCTCACAGTGTTTGTAACTTAAGAAGCATGcttgcatgcatgcatgcatgttgAAGAGTACTTAATCGTGAAAACATTGTTCATCTGTGATCGATGCCTGTGAATGCATATTTAGTTGTAGTTTGTGTAGTCTTTGGCGTTAGAAATTGTCTTGATGGGATGTGTGGTTTATTTATGTCGTGTTTACGTAGAATCTTCAAAGGTGTCCACTGCATTTGTAAAATCTGGAAAGGTGCTTCGCTTTCAAGCACTCCTACATTGAAGTCTGTTCATTCCAAAGGCAATCAGCTTTCTGTCCCTAAGTCAAAGTTGAGAATGAATCATCCTAATCTCCTCTTCAACTCGCATAAACCATGTGATGCAACTTTATGGTCACTTAATGAGTCACCATGTTGATTCCTTAATCATCTTCCATGTCCAGATTTTTTGTCAGCAGAATATAAAGAAGCTAGGCACTAAGATCCGTCCTCGTTTGTTATCAAAAGCTGTTGTCCGTCACAAAATAACTTAACTTTCGGCTGGAAAAAGTCTCCTGAATTCAGTTTACAGGGAATCTCATACAAGGATATTAATCAATCTTTATGGGGTtgctaaaaaaaaaacagtgccGTTTCTTCCTGTGATTTTTCTTCACTCAAATCATTTTTGTCATCTAATAAAGAAGCAAAACGTGAAGGATTCTGTTCTACTTTGAAGTATGGTTAACCACTGATTTATGTTgctattatataaacaaattcatGGATGTAACTTAAGGGAACcacatgaaaaaaagaaaaaaaaagcgtTGTACTTTGGAAGAGGTTTCCTATTTAGGTGCAGAAAAGAGTGACTAGAGAGGCATGGAATTGTTGGTTGGTGGTGGAACTCATTGGACCATTATCAAGAGGAGTTAACCAAAAGTATCCGATAATGGAATTGACTTGAAATCTTTTTGGCACTAAGGAGTCCTTACCAGTCAAGCGTCAAACAAATTATTCTCAAACTCAAGAGAAAAGGGTTTGGTTCCAAGTGGCAGGTCTACCTAAATCTTTCCAATCTTGCTCTTCTGGTCTCAACTATGAACCCACCTTCAAACAAATTAACCAAAAATTATTACGTGTTCATGAAGCACCCATTAATGCAtgcttttttttaaagtattatataCTCCTCCACGTAGATTTTAAGCACTCATAACTTAAAATTAACGGTGGAAGATCTTCTTGAAACATTTACTTACCTGTTGCTTTTCCGACAGTATTTTATAAATCTATCATTTCTCACACAAAGTGGTGTAGTCTTTTTCCAAGCATTGCTTGTTATACGTTAGATATCAAAGTTTTATTGAgtcaaatcattaatttttgtGCTTTGGCTAACTTCTTCTTTAAACATTCCAAAGGTTTTGAGGTTCATGCAGAGCCATTGGATGATGAATGAATCCCATGACCATGATATTGTGAGAAATGTTCTGAGAAAACCTACAAGGGAAGAGTGTCGGCATGAAGCAGCACAGAAGATGCTGAGGAGCATTCTTCAACAACGAAGATTACCAAAGTTCCTTCCTTTTCGTTTTcccttctcttttctctttcaaaCGCTTATCCCCACTTTACATGTGGTTTGTGGGgttgaaagaaaatttattaaattcatttGTCTGCTAAAGTTCCATTTCTTAAAGTCTTAAACCGCTTTCAAAAACTGTTTGTTGAAGGAGATCAAAGGTGCTCGTAACAGTTTTATAACAAAGTAAAAGGGAAGGACTTATGTTGTTGTTATCGCATGTATCAAATCAAAGGACAACAACATAGAAAAAGATAAGTCCAATACGTagattagtttttattttctgctTACAAATTCGACAAGAGACTTGAagattttatatcatttttcttcttccctcCTTTAGGTTTGAAAACTAGGCTGCACTAGATTCAATACTGCAACCAAAGTAGTTAAACTGGCTTTATGCTctccttttcattttgtttatagaaattaagtgattatttttttcaaaataatttaaaacgaaCGTGGAAACAAAATTGATCAATGGAAAACGAGCTCAACTCAGTTCTTTGTTTAGTTAGAGGTGTTAAATATAGCAAACCCATCTtcattaaattagtttatatatcgAAACACACAATTTTGTATTCAGACTCTTCAAACTAAAAACAATGGAGCATGCATGCAGTTAATTAGTTTCAAATTAAGGGAGTTAACACAACTTTTGATGAGGGTTTTGTTCCTAAGCACTGCagttttttatcatttaattctGTCATTAGGTTCGCTTAAgtggcttaaaacaagaaaaaaacattgattaTGTGTAATAATTTGATGATGTGCTTTGTATGTGTTCCTTTTGGGTAAAAAAAGAAAGGCTAATTGATAGTGTACTTATTATGGTCATATGTGGCAATTATGCTGCCATCGATAATGGCTGAGATGGACCCTCTTTTCTTTTTGGGAGAGTGGATTTAAGTTTTCGATCATTTTCCCTCATGAGCAAAGCAGTTACTCATTATGGAAAAGCTGCCACTACTCTATTTCACTCTTATTTTCCACAGAAAAATTCCTGATATATACTACAtatacttcttcttcttcccccaagataaaaaaaaaagaaaaaaaaacttaacgtATTACGTCGTATAAAGAAGTAAAACGAAAACAGAAACCTGACAGACCCTCTATTCCATAATGTCATTATAGTCATAATATATATCATCGGAACTGTTGGAAACACGAATCTCTCTTTTGGTTGATGGTTTTCACATTCACACACCCACCACTGCAAACAGTAAAAAGGTGAAAGGATTAACCTAAGTGGGGGAGTCTTTAACTTTAGGAGAATATTGTAACAGTGGTgtcatttaaacataaaaaatgttatagtaagagatatatatgtaatattttgatttaaaaaatatagctAATGTTTATAAAAGGCGTTGGTGAATGAAGTGAGTAGAAAAGTAGGTATATAGAATGAAGAAAAATGGAGTGATATTGTATTATCTTAATGATGTGTAGTTGTAATTAGTGATTTAGTGGAGAGACAGAAATGATTGTCGGCAAAGGCTTAGCAAAGGTAAAAGTGGTGTAGAGGTTGAGGTTTTTGACGAGTATGGTATGCATTGTGGTTTGAAGGGAAAGGAAAGGAAATATAATGATTAGTATTGGACGACAGTGTCTTTATACGAGAATCTTCTCCTGTTCCAATGCTCTAATTATGCAACCTTTTTTAATCTTTGGTTCcccatttattaattattattgttggtTTTACTTAATAGCTGACTTTATTTGTATGTCCTTTTCCTCTCGGAAGAGCATTGATGCTTGACAGAAAGGAGAATGGCGTTGTGACTTGTGCTTCAAGATGGGTACCCACACGAGCTACTACTATAGCCTGACATCTCTTAGTTTTAATCTTACTAATCATTCCATTGCAGCCTTTGTTTCgttatttttcacaaaatttaatgTCTCACCCCTTTTACCATTTCCTTCTAATTCCTCACTTTCATCCATCTTTTAATACTTGCAAAACTCCCCAAATTAAGCAACCACCCCATACCTTTTCCTTTTACTTAACATGGCAACAAACAACTGCATCAAAACTATAATCTGCTTCATTAACttcaactctctctctctctttctctctctttctctgcaTGCAATTAAGGTTTCAACTTTGTGTTCAccgggagaaagaaagaaatcaaGAAAGACATAAAAGGAAAAGGTGCTTCGCTAATTATAATTGTTCATTGACTATAGATACAAGAATCAACAGTAAACAAGATTTAAATGGAACCATTCACGTCTTAATTAAGTTGCATGTCCCTATATATGAATTGAAAATGGTTCAAAACAGTGCATGAAGGTGTGGACCACcctacaatttttatttatttaccatTCAATACGCTCTTTCCGTTCTTAGTCAAAACTGGACATATATTTATAACCTGAATTGAAAATGCTTGCTCTTTGTAGAGAAAGATACGATTTGAACTACTTGACTACTTGTTCACTGTTGTTTCACATGGAAGTATGGTACACAGTTTTATAGTACCTTTGGctgagaaattttatttttctctctctctctcataaACACGAGTCCGAAAAGTCTTGgttcttttatgtattttcgACCACCCCAGACTGAAGTTGGTTTTCCTTATACGTCTTTGCtttgattatgtttatattatattatataatatatttgtctGTGGTCCTTCCCCTTTACGCTcatgtacatatatataacaCTACATTATTGTACTATTGCTCCCTCCACAGTGACTAGTCAGA contains:
- the LOC114178966 gene encoding uncharacterized protein LOC114178966, coding for MAATNAGALVESSSADEAAAKTAQKRYEGLLMVRNKAIKGKGAWYWTHLEPLLVHNTETGLPKAVKLRCTLCDAVFSASNPSRTASEHLKRGTCPNFNSAAKPISSVSPVVVPSSSPSSASPFSAQHNHRKRTTTSPSASGSGSGSLYHAPSRFGSALVPQQPHLVLSGGKEDLGALAMLEDSVKKLKSPKTSPGPALSKAQIDSAIEFLGDWVYESCGSVSFASLEHPKFRAFLSQVGLPAVFPRELTGARLEARFEEAKVESEARIRDAMFFQIASDGWKWNGNVNENGKSYDSGLVNLSVNLPNGTSLYRRALFVTASAPSKYAEEVLWETITGICGNLVQQCVGIVADRFKAKALKNLENQNHWMVNLACQYQGFNSLIKDFAKELPLFRAVVHNCLKLANLFNYTSQLRNSFHKYQLQEYGHTWLLRVPLHEFELGPVYAMMEDTLSSVRALQLVLLDEPFKMVAIEDQGAREVGDMIRDVGFWKDLEAVHGLVKLVKDMAQEIEAERPLVGQCLPLWDELRAKVKDWSSKFHIAEGVVEKLVERRFKKNYHPAWAAAYILDPLYLVRDTSGKYLPPFKYLTPEQEKDVDRLITRLVARDEAHIALMELMKWRTEGLDPVYAQAVQMKERDPVTGKMRIVNPQSSRLVWETYLTEFKSLGKVAVRLIFLHATSCGFKCNWSLWRWVCAHGHHSRTALNKVQKLIFIAAHSKLERRDFSNDQDKDAELFTLANGEDDVLNEVLVDTSSV